One part of the Brevundimonas sp. NIBR11 genome encodes these proteins:
- a CDS encoding MFS transporter, which produces MTEATAEMTPPPMSPGRRLRNIIGGSAGNLVEWFDWYAYAAFTLYFAPVFFPEGDDTAQLLATAAIFAVGFLMRPVGAWVMGVYADRKGRKAGLTLSVSLMCAGSLIIACTPGYATIGIAAPALLLIARMMQGLSVGGEYGSSATYLSEMATAKHRGFWSSFQYVTLISGQLLALALLIVLQRTLGEAALSEWAWRIPFFVGAALAVIVFWLRRRLDETRAFQAEETRAAPKSSALELVLRHPKEALIVIGLTAGGTLAFYTYTTYLQKFLTNTSGFSKAQATEISAAALFIFMLLQPLVGALSDRIGRKPVMIAFGVLGLLLTVPIMSTLAVTTHPTAAFGLSLLALVIVSGYTSINAVVKAELFPAHIRALGVALPYAIANAAFGGTAEYVALWFKLDGRESLYFWYVTGMIGVSLITYVLMRDTKSRSLIAED; this is translated from the coding sequence ATGACCGAAGCGACCGCCGAGATGACCCCACCCCCAATGAGCCCGGGCCGCCGCCTGCGGAACATCATCGGCGGGTCGGCCGGCAATCTGGTCGAGTGGTTCGATTGGTACGCCTATGCGGCCTTCACCCTGTATTTCGCGCCGGTCTTCTTCCCTGAGGGCGACGACACGGCGCAGTTGCTGGCGACGGCGGCCATCTTCGCGGTCGGCTTCCTGATGCGGCCCGTGGGGGCCTGGGTCATGGGGGTCTATGCGGACCGGAAGGGGCGCAAGGCCGGGCTGACCCTGTCGGTCAGCCTGATGTGCGCGGGGTCGCTGATCATCGCCTGCACGCCCGGATATGCGACCATCGGCATCGCGGCCCCTGCCCTGCTCCTCATCGCGCGGATGATGCAGGGGTTGAGCGTCGGCGGAGAATACGGATCCAGCGCCACCTATCTGTCGGAAATGGCGACGGCGAAGCATCGCGGCTTCTGGTCCAGCTTCCAGTATGTGACGCTGATCTCGGGGCAGCTGCTGGCGCTGGCGTTGCTGATCGTGTTGCAGCGGACGCTGGGCGAAGCGGCCTTGTCGGAATGGGCGTGGCGCATTCCCTTCTTCGTCGGGGCGGCGCTGGCGGTGATCGTCTTCTGGCTGCGTCGCAGGCTGGACGAGACGCGGGCCTTCCAGGCGGAGGAGACGCGGGCGGCGCCGAAATCCAGCGCGCTGGAGCTGGTGCTGAGGCACCCGAAGGAGGCGCTGATCGTCATCGGCCTGACGGCCGGGGGGACGCTCGCCTTCTATACCTACACGACCTATCTGCAGAAATTTCTGACCAACACCTCGGGCTTCTCCAAGGCCCAGGCGACCGAGATCTCGGCGGCGGCCCTGTTCATCTTCATGCTGCTGCAGCCGTTGGTGGGGGCGCTGTCGGACAGGATCGGCAGGAAGCCGGTGATGATCGCGTTCGGGGTGCTGGGGCTGTTGCTGACCGTGCCGATCATGTCGACCCTGGCGGTGACGACCCATCCGACGGCGGCGTTCGGCCTGTCGCTTTTGGCCCTGGTGATCGTCAGCGGGTACACCTCGATCAACGCCGTGGTGAAGGCCGAGTTGTTCCCCGCTCATATCCGCGCACTTGGCGTCGCCCTGCCCTACGCCATCGCCAATGCTGCGTTCGGCGGGACGGCGGAATACGTCGCCCTGTGGTTCAAGCTGGACGGGCGCGAGAGCCTGTATTTCTGGTACGTCACCGGGATGATCGGGGTGTCGCTGATCACCTATGTCCTGATGCGGGATACCAAGTCGAGAAGCCTGATCGCAGAGGATTGA
- a CDS encoding GNAT family N-acetyltransferase, whose translation MLTHRIATEADIPALVALMDLAISGPLAKFLSPEQIAASRVLMGLDSQIIADRTYFIVEADGAPAACGGWSRRITTYGGDHTPGRAPEPLTPGVDAARVRAMYTHPDFIRRGIGRMILDLCEAAARAEGYDRVELVATLGGEPLYLTAGYQEIERFEDDRGGAPVPLVRMGKSIID comes from the coding sequence GTGCTGACGCATCGTATCGCCACCGAAGCCGACATTCCGGCGCTGGTCGCCTTGATGGACCTCGCCATCTCCGGGCCGCTGGCGAAATTCCTGTCGCCCGAGCAGATCGCCGCCAGCCGGGTACTGATGGGGCTGGACAGCCAGATCATCGCGGACCGGACCTATTTCATCGTCGAGGCGGACGGGGCGCCGGCCGCCTGCGGCGGCTGGAGCCGGCGGATTACGACCTATGGGGGCGATCACACGCCGGGACGCGCGCCCGAGCCGCTGACGCCCGGCGTCGATGCGGCACGCGTGCGGGCCATGTACACGCATCCCGACTTTATCAGACGCGGTATCGGCCGGATGATCCTGGACCTTTGCGAGGCGGCGGCGCGGGCCGAGGGCTACGACCGGGTCGAGCTGGTGGCGACCCTGGGCGGGGAGCCGCTGTATCTCACCGCCGGATATCAAGAGATCGAGCGGTTCGAGGACGATCGCGGCGGGGCGCCTGTGCCGCTCGTCCGCATGGGCAAGTCGATCATCGACTGA